The Misgurnus anguillicaudatus chromosome 21, ASM2758022v2, whole genome shotgun sequence genome includes a window with the following:
- the LOC141352812 gene encoding GTPase IMAP family member 7-like, translating into MSKASSKSVTNECISGDRNVNGKKITVIDTPGLMDTSTNEEDIKRMIITSVIECAPGPDVFTIVLKVGRYTEHEMEIVDKIFEYCGEDTFKHSVVLFTHGEQLEGQTIEEFVKRSSKLQELVDKCGGRCHVIDSKYWNKRYMGYKSNKVQVKNLLLTVEQKLKDNESTCNNNELLQIVEEEIQEEIKDIKEENMSPEEKREEAKKIVKDKFLIKLAGVTTGTLTGAFFGIGVSIASVVALLKTGKNKEAVAGATGVAAGTVVAKAAGVAAGIGAAVPGVAVGTILGAAAVVEAIGGGVIGHKAAEDVDSVSDAIKNAV; encoded by the coding sequence ATGAGTAAAGCTTCATCTAAATCTGTGACAAATGAATGTATAAGTGGAGACCGTAATGTTAATGGGAAAAAGATCACAGTTATTGACACACCTGGACTTATGGACACAAGTACTAATGAGGAGGATATCAAAAGGATGATTATTACATCTGTAATTGAATGTGCTCCAGGTCCTGATGTCTTTACCATTGTTTTAAAGGTTGGAAGGTACACAGAGCATGAAATGGAGATTGTGGATAAAATTTTTGAATATTGTGGCGAggatacatttaaacattcagTGGTTTTATTCACTCATGGTGAACAACTTGAGGGTCAAACTATAGAGGAATTTGTGAAACGGAGTTCAAAATTACAGGAGCTTGTTGATAAATGTGGAGGTCGCTGTCATGTCATTGACAGTAAATACTGGAACAAACGCTACATGGGATACAAGAGCAATAAGGTCCAGGTGAAAAATCTTCTGTTAACCGTAGAGCAGAAGTTAAAAGACAATGAGAGCACCTGCAACAACAATGAGCTATTACAAATAGTAGAGGAAGAAATTCAAGAGGAGATAAAGGACATCAAAGAGGAAAACATGTCTCCAGAAGAAAAACGAGAAGAAGCAAAAAAGATTGTTAAAGATAAATTCTTGATTAAACTTGCAGGAGTGACAACAGGGACACTGACTGGTGCATTCTTTGGCATTGGTGTTTCAATAGCATCCGTTGTGGCTTTACTTAAAACAGGCAAGAATAAAGAAGCAGTTGCTGGAGCCACAGGTGTAGCAGCAGGAACAGTAGTGGCAAAGGCAGCAGGTGTAGCAGCAGGTATTGGAGCAGCAGTTCCAGGAGTCGCTGTAGGTACCATTCTGGGAGCTGCAGCTGTTGTGGAAGCAATTGGAGGAGGAGTCATTGGCCATAAAGCAGCTGAAGACGTTGATTCCGTTTCAGATGCAATAAAGAATGCTGTATAA
- the LOC141353287 gene encoding uncharacterized protein, with the protein MNTSSGLGIRISPPATVLERRKRIDNIRALQQHGQTVGCLAQKFWTLSCGLGYNDAALKDLFNTCLDDPLPRWEMNGLEILDFWGFTRYLEHRSQWDDTATPAMPDKMAATKPAAVPKVAVCKAAPIFETAIIIPAPVRQRVTIVEGTVFDKAVSMPAPVLKMAATKPAAVSKMAVTLPTPTFETVTVIPALTFQVANASQSPALRRAIITPAPVLREAPEHNPEPSESSEPSESSEPSESSEPSESSEPSESSEPSESSEPSESSEPSESSEPSESSEPSESSEPSAELSAGFKTGDSHAPCPHCLVQEGQG; encoded by the exons ATGAATACATCCAGCGGATTGGGGATCCGGATCAGTCCACCCGCTACTGTTCTGGAAAGAAGGAAGCGGATTGACAACATAAGGGCCCTACAGCAGCATGGTCAAACGGTGGGTTGTCTGGCCCAAAAGTTTTGGACCTTGTCTTGCGGCCTAGGCTATAATGATGCAGCACTGAAGGACCTGTTTAATACCTGCCTGGATGACCCTTTACCTCGGTGGGAAATGAACGGACTGGAGATTTTGGATTTCTGGGGGTTCACCCGTTACTTAGAGCATCGTAGCCAGTGGGATGACACTGCCACACCTGCGATGCCCGACAAGATGGCCGCTACTAAGCCAGCGGCTGTCCCTAAGGTGGCTGTCTGCAAGGCAGCACCTATTTTTGAGACCGCCATTATTATACCCGCCCCTGTTCGTCAGAGGGTCACGATTGTAGAGGGGACTGTTTTCGACAAGGCTGTGTCTATGCCGGCACCCGTTCTCAAAATGGCCGCCACTAAGCCAGCAGCTGTTTCCAAGATGGCCGTCACATTGCCTACACCTACTTTTGAGACCGTCACGGTTATACCGGCCCTTACGTTCCAGGTGGCCAACGCCTCACAGTCACCTGCTCTCAGGAGAGCTATCATCACACCTGCACCTGTGCTCAGAGAGGCACCAGAG CACaaccctgagccgagtgagtcatctgagccgagtgagtcatctgagccgagtgagtcatctgagccgagtgagtcatctgagccgagtgagtcatctgagccgagtgagtcatctgagccgagtgagtcatctgagccgagtgagtcatctgagccgagtgagtcatctgagccgagtgagtcatctgagccgagtgctGAACTCTCTGCCGGTTTCAAGACCGGCGATTCCCATGCTCCCTGCCCTCACTGCCTGGTCCAAGAAGGCCAGGGTTGA